In the genome of Dioscorea cayenensis subsp. rotundata cultivar TDr96_F1 chromosome 1, TDr96_F1_v2_PseudoChromosome.rev07_lg8_w22 25.fasta, whole genome shotgun sequence, one region contains:
- the LOC120252482 gene encoding syntaxin-32-like has translation MELKFVVSQFVLQVPQNTELADMDSSKDRVAHATTIRDDLKSRLMGATKQFKDVLTNLKTHENRNKIFSTNASRENPLMHQPKIVSEPAPWYKCMIRGSISTPPVNPDQEVERTFKRRLCQISLMKTGYVEISVEMDQGKEMAGNHQQSISDFAQPNLEGVGSSIVHPPIVANNFELKPNFI, from the exons atggaattaaaatttgttgtttctCAGTTTGTTTTGCAAGTCCCCCAGAACACAGAATTAGCTGATATGGATAGCTCAAAGGACAGAGTGGCCCATGCCACTACTATACGTGATGACTTAAAGAGTAGACTAATGGGTGCTACAAAGCAGTTTAAGGATGTCTTAACG AACCTCAAAACTCATGAAAATAGGAATAAAATTTTCTCTACAAATGCATCAAGAGAGAACCCACTGATGCATCAGCCCAAAATTGTCAGTGAGCCAGCCCCTTG GTACAAGTGTATGATCCGTGGGAGCATATCGACCCCTCCAGTTAACCCTGATCAAGAAGTAGAGAGAACCTTCAAAAGAAGACTATGTCAAATTAGTCTGATGAAAACAGGGTATGTTGAAATTAGTGTGGAAATGGATCAGGGTAAAGAAATGGCCGGTAATCACCAGCAGAGTATCTCAGATTTTGCACAGCCAAATCTCGAGGGGGTCGGTTCAAGCATTGTTCATCCTCCCATTGTGGcaaataattttgagttgaagccaaATTTCATCTAG